The DNA window ccagtggctcaaccatctaagccactcagcccggcacaaatgAAACAAGACCTCATGGAACACCCAACGTCATTACACAACAATGGATTtgccgtttctcacaaaatagTGTAATTAAAGGACATGAAATAGCTGTAATGCATGGTATCTGTTTGACAAATCAAGATAAACTGAGGCAGAGTATTAAATTTTATGAAGAGTAATGACACCTCAGTTTGACAGAAGGAATGCCAAGGGATTATACACAAAAGTGTTTGATTTACATCAATTTGTCATAAAGAAGCATAAAGAAAAACTATTTGCTCTCTCAAATTGGCCCAATGAGTTGTTTGACAGACCTAGGAAGATCCAACTCCAATATTTGCATTCTACGTTCTACGTTACCTTCGCCAATAGTGATTATGTAATATGAAAGTCATTAACAGCAGTTTTATTAACGAATACAACTGCAGACAGATATAACAGGGAAACCTTCTTAATCACTCACTTGGCACTGTTGGTAGATTGGGAAACCTGTCCCAGTAGGCTGTCACTGATGAACTTGAGAATTTCATCCCGACAGAATATGAGAGCTTCCACCAATTTATTGGCTGGAAAAGCGTCCTGAAAAAGAAAGGCAGATTAGCAACATTGGTCACTCACAACTAAAAgttgtcaaaaatgaaaattaacaagAAAATACTGCTAGATTCAAAAAATTCCAAAATTAGCTTCATCACATTTCAAGTACCATCCTATCCTTGTTCGTACatatttttaccagcaatcattcttactattATCATATCCACATCCATATCCACATCCATATGGATCCAGTATGAAAAGAGACCAATCAATATAAAAATAGTTttgtctttcttacagaatactgttgatcacaactgcatgCTCACTACCTAAGCTCTGCTGCAccatgattcaatttcacttaggtCTGGTTTCATTAACAGTTGTTAAATGAATACTAACAAGTTGAATATTAACACCGTATTAAAAATTAAACATCCTGCTAAGATATTAGCATTACTCAATGGGAGCGCTACATACAATGGAATTCAGAAGACAGCACAGAAACATGAGTTGTTTCAGCATGTGCCGATGAATACAGCTATAAAACATGGCTCGTGAAGTCAGCATAAACAAGTTGTCTGACATCTGAttcacaaccaaccaaccaaccaaccaaccaaccaaccaaccaaccaagcaaccaaccaaccaaccaatcgtCTGCATGTAtgcctgtcgcccaggtggcagattccctatcaattgtttaccaagcTTTTTCCTTAAagattttcaaagaacttgcaaatgtatcaaacatctcccttggtaagttattccaaccccttactcctcatcctgtaaatgaatatttgtcccagtctgtcttcttgaattccaaatttatcttcatattatgatctttcttacttttaaaagccccgctcaagcttattcttcatgttcatgagcgtcgcagttctaaactcaggtgtacccgATTAcctctcatcaaactttaattacctctcctcctatcataacaaTGATACACAAACTTGCTCCTCTTTAACTGTacctctcagtcactccagggcttacaaccgctcctttgtagttactgccgctaggctgtggaataccctccctccTAGCATTAGGGATTGGCATTCTCGTAGAAGATGTAAGATGGACTGctgaaatcacttgctgaatacttctagctgacttgtacgatgaatgaagtgtgaatgagtgcatgaatgagcatattttcatacaaattataaatgtatttgctagttataggtttttactgtgttcccttcttttattattactattgttagttttacaattattatcatgttcatttatatcgtcttgttgtacattctataatactATCTCCAAACTTCTATATTTTAGGCCCATCTTTAAAAGCACTGTGATTCAAATACCTTGTTCTAcatgcgatatggctgaagatgacctttaaatagattgaaactagtcccattaaatattcatttaacaaatattttcattcattcatttatttagcttccatagactgtaaaattacatattttgaaatactatttaatttgtattgaaaaggtggaataactcgctTATTACTTTAATTTAgcaattttaatcttaaatataGGAAATTGGCTGAAGATGTCTATAAAAGTTAGGTGAAATATGTCCCGCAATTAGACACTGTAATATTATGTATGTAATTAATAAAAATCACATAAAGTGTTGAAAAGATGGACTCTCAAGAGATATTCTTTCATAAAAACATTTGTAAAATTCGAATGACAAAACTATGTACCAACTTGTCAAGTATTACAAACTGACTATGAAACCAGGCCTTGGTATACTATCATCCTATATTCATAATACTGAAAGATCCGCTCTGACCATTCTTgcagggaggtccgtttactacctgcctgggaggggagaagggagtagggggtatggttgccatagaaATGTGGGCAGATCCGCTGTGGTTGCCATGGTGATAAGCCTGCTGATCGGCTCTTGTTGTATGGAGTTATGGCATCAACAAATTTAACCATATTGGTTCACTATTGGTCCGTATCGACAAGCTCTTGTGTTATTCTATTGTTTGGAGTTGACAAAGCTCTCACTTCTTAGttatgtacaacagaacacagcggtctgaacgaatgaacaagtgatccggaagcgaagggaacatgaaaggaatgcaggaatgtggcaacactgtgcaatggcacgtgcaatgctttTCCCTCCAGCCCGATCTGTCAAAACACTTCTTTTAATATTGAGAGTATATGAGAAAACATTTTAAATACTTCAAAAAATCAGCCTGTTCCAAGCAGTGAATCTTCTTAGGTTTCCTCcatactgacatcactttaatcttggaaatacttaattttcatatcatacttgctgTACCTCTCTGCAAACTCCAAGATAGACTGCACtcaccacatttccacctaactgaatccctccctgccattttatacattttcatAAGTGATCCACGTATAACataaacaaaggtgaaagattacaacctgtGTAACCTTTTTCTAACTACGGTCAAAACCGTTTATTgcaacatcgcttttaacgacgtattggacaTAACAGCAAAATCTAGTGGTCCCGTCTAACTCCTGTAtaaacattgtattttaaaaaacgCTTAGTACGATGTCGCTTATTACAACATATAGTATAAAATGACTATTTTTGATCGCATTTTCagataaatgtatcggctataaagTCCAAAGCTGACTGTTGTTTGACAACAATGTAACACTTATTATtgcagatttcaaatcagtctgttaaacTGTCAacgcaagcatcgctgtgaagatgttgaatgagaaaacaaaataaaaaggttTAATACTGAAGAAATATCGCACACATATTGCGATtaaaaaatggggaaacaaatatAAGTATCGGGAAGGATTAgggtgtatcacactgaacgatttccacaatttggaaggacagagagaaaatacagcCTCTATTGCGAAGAAGATTCTTTAAAAATCAAGCGGGCCATATCATCCAAGCACAAAGATGTTAAAGAATCATTACTTCGATGGTTTAAGCAGCAAGGAATAAATGTACTGATCAATGTACCTACTCTTCAAGCAAAAACCAATAAAAGTCCCTGCAGCCCCACTTCACTAATGCTGTCCTGTAAAGTACAGTACTTATTTCAATTACTGGTACATATTTTGAAGTTATAACTTAACTCTGTTGTTTAAGTATTTTTTAGCAAAAATTTAAAAACTGGTTTGTGTGATTATTGCCTATAACAAACGTTAGTTGGTGGTCCCTTCGGGGTTGTTATAACTGATTTCGACTGTACTTTGAACCAAGAATTTATTCTACCATTTATTTTCACTCCAGCCCAATTgtcaattatatttttatttctagcTAACTTCAGTCCCATCATAATCGTACCATACTTGCTGCACCTCATTTCAAATTCAAAGACATTAGATTGCAAGTTTTCAATACCATCTACACTAAAACTTCCACCTGGGGTTCCCCAATTCCCTTGGTAAATAATGCTGCTAATTTTGGAAAAACGTGGCTGATCGGAGTTCTGTGATAAATAGCAAGAGCATTACGTACCTGGAAGGCACGTGTGGCTGCTGTTCCGACTGGAGGATAAGTGTCAAACTGTGCTGTGAACCAGGGTCCGGCAACCTGTCTCAAAAAGGGTGCCATGTTCCTCTTGGTGCGGACCACTATTGTCCTGTGGGCTTCTTGTGCTGCCTCTCGTACTCGATGCTCGATGTCACCCGCTAGCAAACAGTACAGTCTGGGCCAAAAGGGTAAAACTGCCTTCACAGCATCCAGCTCTGAACTACCCACCAGACTTGCAAATTCTTGGAGAGCCTAAAGAAATAATTTAAACATATAATATTAAGATTCCATTCATTTGTGCTGTAGTATCATCACTCTGTCCAGATCAAAATTTGCCTATGCTTCATATTGATTATCAGAATGCAAACCTCCTTTGTCAATGACATTTTTGGATCAAGACATGTACATATTCACAATTttcggttacggtacacaagccggctatcgccagttcactcgtaggcgccgacatatgctgttaaatatgtccattagggtacaaggaaggagtagaggtgcaaaaatactaggtttttgtattattacctgccatatagaacactgaagaagacactatataggactggtaGAGCACATGGTGACCATATTTACTTGGTGACGGAAGGGTGATGACGTCATACCTGACGTCACAGGGTGTAAGAGAGAGagggaattaatatccgaaaactgaaaactaagtccgaatttttgctactgcgcatgcgcCGCCAATTTAATTATTTAGCATTTCACCACCCCAATTTTCTGCTGAATCTGTAGCACAAACATCCTTTGTCAATTTCTCTCTCAACACTTCCTCATATCAGATAATATTGCTAGCTCCTATGTGAACTTTAAATTGTTTAATCCTGTCTGCTGTAAAGTTGACGATTTTTTAACACAGAAGGTTTGCATTCTGCCTCACATGTCTATGACCATTGATTTTAATGTATGATTAATCACCTCGTGTAATGGCGGTACTCCATGGCAGACTGTATTTGGTGCAGAAAAAATAAAATAGCCTATATTAAGACAAGCCATAACCTTCATTGTTGTCTAATTAGATTCAATACAAGAAATTTTGAGTATTTCCAGTCAAATATACcataaattttcaaattaattgaAGAGTCCAAAGACAAAATCGGCTAACCCTCATAAAATACACAAAAGAGGTTTCAGTGTCACCTAGTAGCTTTTCTCAAGTACTGTAAATATTCTTAGTAAAAAGGAACGAAACAACTCAAATGATTGATTTACACTGCTCTGATATTTGCATCCAATGGATAAATCAGCAAGCTCGCAGCACTCCAGAGTCAAgtaagggctatgactgggaaggatgTGACCATGCCTTAAcaaaggtacagcccaagaattttcctggtgtaaaagtcAGAAACTAcagaaatcaccttcagggctaccaatagtgagattcgaacccaccagcttCCAAATGTTTTCAGACAGGTGCTGGAAATAGTCCCAAAGAACTTCTCTAAGGTGCCGGTTGTTGTACTTGAGCTATACAGCAACTGGTGTCTTCAGACAGCAAAATAAGAACTCTAATTGAGCATGTGGGCCGTGGCTAcaatcacgatatcaactgtcacgtaGAACTATAAGCTTCCGTATCTAACTGGCTGTGTACAGTGTTACAGGTGCTGCTTTACGGTCGAAGGATGGGCACTAAAGGTGTGAGGTTAATCCTTGTCCTTTGGCGTTTTCATATTTGTCGGTCTCCCATTTTCTCTAGCTCCCTCCGCCCATACTAGCCTGTCATTTTACCTGTCAATCTTGCTCCCATCCTCTTAAGTATACTTTGATCTATATTTGAACATCATAGTTCCCTTTTTTATGCCAGAATTTCTGACATTAAAAAGCATAGAGAagggttcacctattcaatactattagcttGTATAATGTGTTATATAACTGGTACTAGTTTTGACGCCATATATATAGGGTCATGTTCAGCCACAATCCAATTGTAAAAACATACACACGCATACAACACATAATAAATCAGACAATCTGGTATGTttcaatttacaatccaaattttaaaatattgatgaagtcagaacaacacatccaaaattgaaattaAATGACACTTTGAAACAGCTGCTGTTGGTGCCAGACTACGTTGTCGCTCCTACAGCGACCaaatgttcctgagttgatctgggagttggcattccccatCTGCATAAACGAGCCACTTGGTATTTAGATTATGTTTTGTACAGTAGTAATATGGGAAATGGTTtgttgaaggggaacattcataacttgaataggtattcctCATCAGATATAATGATTATTGTttatttggtttgaagtgaatgtttCTATGATGCTTGTAAAATGTGTGCATTTGGTACGGTTTAATTATTTGTTAAAAACACTGTTATGCCACCTAATAACAGAGGGACAAGATTGTATGTGTTCAAATCATAGTGCGTTCCTAAACGTTCTGGCAAAAccataaatgaagatgtgtattaaggtaATTGCAAATATTCAGGCCCTGAGCTAAAAGAATTAACTAAGCAAAATTAAAatgctcgacccggccgggaatagaacctaggGCCCAATGAATttaaggccactatgctgaccatccagccaaggagcctCACTATTAGTCATCATCTTACATATAAAATTAATTAGGTAAGTAACAGAATTCATGTCATAATGCACAGACTTGAAATAACTATCTACAAGAATACAAATGTATCCAAATTTACACCAAGAAAAAGGAAAACAGGTGCTTTACTTACCTTCAATCTAGTTGTTGAATCCTTCTTGTTCATCTTCTTGAGTACCAGCTGGAAGTTTGAATCAATTCCTGCATCAAACTCTTCAGTAGGTGCAGTTGGGAGACATGGAAATATAGGAACATAACCACAGTCCTTTACTGCGGCGAAATTTGGTACAGGCGACGTTGCGTTTGCCAATAAAGCGGCACTCCTCCCACTACTGGAAGGCTGAAAAATCAGAGAAGAGGTAAATCATAACCTAACTTAGGCACTCTGCAAATTGACAACTCACATGAAGGTCAAAAGCCATCACTCTAGGTTTATTAACAGACAATATACAGGCAAGAATCAATCGTTTAACTGATGTACataaataaagtaaatatatacataaaatatattaaagCTTGTAGTATGTCACACCTTGGCATTGTCCTTAGTTCTTTGAGCCTGTTTGTGCTTTCCACCCATCACAGAAAGAGATGTAAGTAAAAATGAACACACGAAGAATTTTCAGGTAAATATTTTTTCAAGACTCTGTCACTCTGCCTCAAACACTTGACACATAGCAAGGAGACCACGGCGACATATTGAAGAATGTATCACGTCTTTAAAATATGGTACTAAATACAGTTTTACCAACAGTAATTTTGCATTGATCACCAAAGACTGCCAAAGAAAGACCGAACTGATCTCTAAATGTGGAACCTCTGGAACGAAGAATATAAATATATCACCACCACTGCACTGAGGTGGAGGAACTGAGATTCGTTTTGCTGAATCTAAATGCAATATGTTCAAGAAATATATCGTTATGTGCACATCCTATAAATGGAGATCAGTTCAAAATCTAGTTAATCTTAAAGCTTGAAGTGTCGGCTCTTGTGGAGATAAACCCATTTAAAACCTAACCTAACTGAAGCAGATCGTGATATACCCTCAAGGTATAGCCAGCGAACAGTTAAAGGAATGTTTTTGAAATCCAGTTATTATCCTTCGTAAAATAACATTCATTATTCGAAAATGTTTCTTTCCGCTGCAGAAGATATCCTCGGTTGCAAATTAGTAACGTTTTATAGTTCAGTTACTTGTTTATACTTTACAGTGCTTTTAAGTGCTTTGTATTACACAAATTACCTGTATTCGGTGGGAAAATTTTCCTTTTATCCTGTAATAGGAGTTATAATAATTGCTGAATGCACGAAATATTCATTAGGAACTTTCCATGTACTGAAGAAGCAACGTTTACCGGGAGGAAAATTTGAAGAAAGGTACATGAATACACCTTCCAAGAAAAGCAATATAAAGTACAAGATCAAAGAAATAGTGAAATGTTTTGTCTTGATGTTATTCATGACTGGTGTGTATTTCATTATCGCAATTTTATTTGGAGCACAACTGTTCAGTAATCACGAGGAAACTTTTATGCTGAGCGCTGTCCTTACTGCTTTGACTATATTCCCTCCCTGCCTTAATTTAGGCTCCAGCAGTGTGATAAACTTACTCTTTGGAATGAAATCCCCTGGAGATGCTGTATGGGATTCATTGTTATGTATTTTACAGTGTACTTTGTTTGGTGCTTGGTTAGGAGCATTTGTTATTCCACTGGACTGGGATAGACAATGGCAAGCTTGGCCTATTCCTTGTGCAACAGGAGCAATGGTAGGATATGTGGTGGGAAATCTTGCCATGCTTCTTAGTATGCTTCCAAAGTTTGTTAAAAAATATTACACCAAGTCAGGACGGAAGCAACGGTAGAGCAATGCAGATGGATTTCCCTTCAAGCATTTGATGTAGTTGGACAAGATATTGATTTGAAAAAAATTATACACTATGGTAATTTATTAATGTACAaagacatgccaaaagtcatggaatAACACAATGTAACTGAATGACTAGTGGTGCCACTGCCCCAAAACGATGTTGAGCTGGCTAAACCCATCCCAGTTGTTAAGAGGTAGTCTTGTTCTATGGAGTGACTGTTGTTTACATGCTCATGGTAAGGCGACGTGAGTTATCAGACTTTGAATGGGGGCATGATTATGCCAGAAGGTTGGCACATTAAATTTTTAAGTTGTGGGGAATTTTCTACATTCCTCGATCCATGGTGTCAAGTGTGTACCAGGATGATGCACTATAGATAACCCAGTGGTCCTCCAACGTTATTACTTGATGATTGTGACTGGCAGAAGTTGGGCTAACCGAACTGGAGCACATGCACAAATCACATTGCTGCATTCAGTGCAGGAGTTGTCAGACTTGTATGTAGCAGGTCAGTGCAACATTCTTTAGCTTCTACAGGATATAGAAGCAGAAGACCCACCCAAAGTGCCACACATTAATAGCACAACATAGGACACGCCGCCTCACTTGGGCTTGTGAGGTTGTTAATTGGACCCTGGAGGATGAAAATGTGTGGCCTGGTCCTATGAGTCACAATTCGGCTTGTTTCAGACAGATGGCAGGGTTCAGTTATGGTGCAAATCCCATGAGGCCATGGATCCTATTTGTCAGCAAGGCACAGTGCAGGCTGGTGGTGGTTCCGTAATGGTGTGGCTGGGGTGCACTTGTCTTTGTACCTGCAAAACGCAATAGTAACAGCTAGAGAACTCTCCTTCATGACCATTTACAGCCATTCAGGACTTCATGTTTTCTGACAAAGATGGAATGTTCCAAAGGATAATGCACTGTCTTATCAGGCTGTGTTTGTCCAGAACTGGTTTGATGAGAATTCTGGAGATATGCAGCAAATGGAGTGGCCAGTACGTTCTCCCATCATCAACCCAGTCGAGCATTTACGGGATGTGGCAGTGAGAACCATTTTCACGCAACATCCTGTACAGTACATTTAGCAGGAATGTTTGGGAAGCTATGCAGATAGCATTTCTTAATATTTCTCCAGAGATCTTCCGTACACTTGTGGAGTCCATGCCACATCAAGTTTCTGCACTTCTCCATGGAGGGGACCCTACACATAATTAATTgggtatcccatgacttttggcatgttaGTTCAAACATTGGGTGTACCAGGCTGTAGAATACAAGAGTTTATAAGTTTTTAATCATGTTTCGATATTCAGTCGATCATCATTGACATGCAGtaagggctgtcgcccaggtggcagattctctatcagttgtttaactagtctttctttaatgatttcaaagaaatttggaaaattattgaacattgcCCTTAATAAATaacaattcctcttcctataggcctaaatgaatatttgtcctcttgacttcctaCTTTgtcttcataatatgatctttcctacctttaaacgCTCCACTCATGTTTATTCACCTCTTTATgttattccacgccacctctccagtgACAGCTTGGAACCTTCTGCAAAGAAATACATGTCATAGATTGTCATAGAAGTGAGCTGAAAATTTTTACACTTAGGTGAAAAGGAGTAGGCCTATACTAAAtttccatctttcctatctgacaaTTCTTAGTGAACTCTTATCTTCGGACCCCGACAATATTAGGAATGCGAGGCGTAGAGAGTCTTTCGTTTTCAAATCCTTTGTGACTCGTCTCTTCCTTTTGTCAATGCACTAACTTAATTCTTTTTCAATTTTTCCGCCGataatacgagggtaatcccaaaaataaggtctcctattttttttataaatacagaactctgtttgtgtggctgttgtgaagagtgtttcctgtgctcgcatataaacatgcgcacgccatgctgaggcactcagtcttggcttggcacccctgagaatggagctcccattggatgttaccgtGAAGTGtgtgcagttattcggtttttgaacgcaaaatgtactgaaccgattgaaatccatcgccaattgacagaAATGTATGGTGAGTTGTGCATGGGTGTCAAAAATGTtagtaagtggtgtagagagtttgcagccggtcggactgaaattcacgacgaacgaacaaaggagtgggagactgtcagtttccgtcgagacagtcgtgaaggttgagcaaatcg is part of the Anabrus simplex isolate iqAnaSimp1 chromosome 10, ASM4041472v1, whole genome shotgun sequence genome and encodes:
- the PIG-F gene encoding phosphatidylinositol-glycan biosynthesis class F protein, with product MFLSAAEDILGCKLVTFYSSVTCLYFTVLLSALYYTNYLYSVGKFSFYPVIGVIIIAECTKYSLGTFHVLKKQRLPGGKFEERYMNTPSKKSNIKYKIKEIVKCFVLMLFMTGVYFIIAILFGAQLFSNHEETFMLSAVLTALTIFPPCLNLGSSSVINLLFGMKSPGDAVWDSLLCILQCTLFGAWLGAFVIPLDWDRQWQAWPIPCATGAMVGYVVGNLAMLLSMLPKFVKKYYTKSGRKQR